A genome region from Natronosalvus rutilus includes the following:
- a CDS encoding RNA-guided endonuclease InsQ/TnpB family protein yields MKRANQFSVRPNSTREREAFVRWLDASASLWNETNYARRQAFLSDGESIWDADTGTLEGKYKGVLSSSVAQQIIRRNSESWRSFFSLNEKYHAGKLSEKPSPPGYWGNEEDGRVLRTYVRNDQYTLEFGERSRLEVPIGSDLKDKLGLNRNQRLRLEISGNSKWSGEPGRLEIVYDELADTFRAFQPVTIDTSRLDSPLASEEAALDVGANTLVACTTTTGSQYLFSGRDEFERFRETTERIADLQALLEDQRTSSKRIDRLYCKRTNRRNHAQDALVRDLVERLYSEGVSTLYVGDLTGILSRHWSAWVNEKIHTFWAYRRFINRLECVCEEYGIAVDERSEAWTSQECPQCGERDETVRHEDTLTCPCGFEGHADLVASESFLRRQNNTAGSMARPVYLKWNKHSWREHHSPPSLAETTANEAYTNQSTASSGNLALGDSDD; encoded by the coding sequence ATGAAGCGAGCCAACCAGTTCAGCGTTCGCCCAAACTCTACGCGAGAGCGTGAGGCGTTCGTTCGCTGGTTGGACGCTTCAGCCAGTCTCTGGAACGAGACTAACTACGCTCGCCGCCAGGCCTTCCTCTCAGACGGTGAGAGCATCTGGGACGCCGATACCGGCACACTCGAAGGTAAATACAAAGGCGTCCTCAGCAGTTCGGTCGCTCAACAAATCATTCGGAGGAACTCCGAATCGTGGCGATCCTTCTTCTCACTCAATGAGAAGTACCACGCGGGTAAACTCAGCGAGAAACCGTCGCCACCGGGGTACTGGGGAAACGAGGAAGACGGGCGTGTACTTCGCACCTACGTCCGCAACGACCAGTACACCCTCGAGTTCGGAGAACGATCACGCCTCGAAGTGCCGATTGGCTCCGACCTCAAGGACAAACTGGGATTGAACCGAAATCAACGCCTTCGCCTCGAGATTTCAGGCAATTCGAAGTGGAGCGGCGAGCCGGGTCGGTTAGAGATCGTGTACGACGAACTCGCAGACACGTTCAGGGCTTTCCAACCAGTCACCATCGACACTTCTCGACTGGATTCACCACTGGCTTCGGAAGAAGCCGCTCTGGACGTTGGCGCGAACACCCTCGTCGCCTGCACAACCACAACTGGCTCACAATACCTGTTCAGCGGCCGCGATGAGTTCGAGCGATTCCGCGAGACCACTGAGCGAATCGCAGACCTGCAAGCACTCCTCGAAGACCAGCGCACGTCGAGCAAGCGCATCGACCGCCTGTATTGCAAGCGTACGAACCGACGCAACCACGCGCAAGATGCACTCGTCCGAGACCTCGTGGAGCGTCTATACTCCGAAGGTGTATCCACGCTGTACGTTGGCGACCTCACGGGCATCCTTTCCAGGCACTGGTCGGCATGGGTGAACGAGAAGATACACACCTTCTGGGCGTACCGGCGGTTCATCAACCGTCTCGAATGCGTCTGTGAAGAGTATGGAATCGCGGTCGACGAGAGGTCCGAGGCGTGGACGAGTCAAGAGTGCCCCCAGTGTGGCGAGCGTGACGAGACCGTTCGTCACGAGGATACGCTGACGTGTCCGTGTGGGTTCGAGGGGCACGCTGATCTCGTTGCATCGGAGTCGTTCCTGAGACGGCAGAACAACACAGCCGGGTCGATGGCACGGCCCGTGTACCTCAAGTGGAACAAACACAGTTGGCGGGAACACCATAGCCCGCCCTCCCTCGCGGAGACAACGGCCAACGAGGCGTACACAAACCAGAGTACCGCGTCGAGCGGGAATCTCGCTCTCGGGGACTCAGACGACTGA
- a CDS encoding cupin domain-containing protein, with translation MGSLAVNGEEDVTGYDATSYEDVEPRAPGMSFLRDALDCETHGLTVIEADEGWDGLEHDHEDDGQEGVYLLLEGEATIQLDGDQVDLAPGDAVRVDPETTRELRFTADDSLMVVTGAP, from the coding sequence GTGGGAAGCCTCGCCGTCAACGGCGAGGAGGATGTCACGGGGTACGACGCAACCTCGTACGAGGATGTCGAACCGCGCGCGCCGGGTATGTCCTTCCTTCGGGACGCCCTCGACTGCGAGACCCACGGGCTAACCGTCATCGAAGCCGACGAGGGCTGGGACGGACTAGAACACGACCACGAAGACGATGGCCAGGAGGGAGTGTACCTGTTGCTCGAGGGCGAGGCGACCATCCAGCTTGACGGCGACCAGGTCGACCTCGCGCCCGGTGACGCCGTGCGGGTCGACCCGGAGACGACGCGCGAACTACGGTTTACGGCGGACGACTCGCTGATGGTCGTCACGGGCGCGCCTTGA
- a CDS encoding transposase, translated as MTTITKTLQATFAPPTAHEQSKLNDLLETYRDGLQEAFDAGASTMSAVSDIVTPYDLPYQAKAALCNYVPKLHKTYNAKELDDEHPIRLTNQAATFDHSEERHYEFTWWIPRPGRGTNFWIPLRINPEQEDLWHALVSEDAKAGEIRLQKHRKNWVLHVTVEYLVEEPATDGDTTHIGLDIGETALITGCALKDGSPTDPFVCSGSRAKHLRKEMHTTLKRLQERDVSEWRIEDHFSHYQNALTDFVEKASRQAVEYAKQFENPVLVMEDLTYIRERLDYGKYMNRRLHSWAFARLQGRIEDKATEAGIPVEYVNPAYTSQTCHSCHRIGRRNSQAEFRCPNNDCHVSTFQADINASANIARRIDPWGESVPLDKAERDDSPRDGRGCDTATTHREQSVPAQMTLTACEESKPSASVHETKSLVQPARTEGSGDDD; from the coding sequence GTGACGACGATAACTAAGACGCTTCAAGCGACGTTTGCCCCACCGACCGCGCACGAGCAGTCGAAACTCAACGACCTGCTCGAAACCTACCGTGACGGTCTGCAAGAAGCGTTCGACGCTGGGGCGAGTACTATGTCGGCAGTGAGTGACATCGTGACGCCCTACGACCTGCCGTATCAGGCCAAAGCCGCCCTCTGCAACTACGTCCCGAAACTCCACAAGACGTACAACGCGAAAGAATTGGACGACGAACACCCGATACGCCTCACGAATCAAGCTGCGACGTTCGACCACTCCGAAGAACGTCACTACGAGTTCACGTGGTGGATTCCCCGTCCCGGTCGGGGAACGAACTTTTGGATTCCGCTCCGCATCAACCCTGAACAGGAAGACCTCTGGCACGCCCTCGTATCAGAGGACGCGAAGGCGGGCGAGATACGGCTTCAGAAGCACCGGAAGAACTGGGTACTGCATGTCACCGTCGAGTACCTGGTCGAAGAACCAGCAACGGACGGTGACACCACGCACATCGGCTTAGACATCGGAGAGACTGCCCTCATCACGGGCTGTGCCCTCAAGGACGGTTCTCCGACTGACCCGTTCGTGTGTAGCGGAAGCAGAGCGAAGCATCTCCGTAAAGAGATGCACACGACCCTGAAACGACTCCAAGAGCGTGACGTATCCGAGTGGCGGATTGAAGACCACTTCTCGCACTACCAGAACGCACTCACCGACTTCGTGGAGAAGGCGTCTCGGCAGGCCGTTGAGTACGCCAAACAGTTCGAGAACCCGGTGTTGGTGATGGAGGACTTGACGTACATCCGTGAGCGTCTCGACTACGGGAAGTACATGAACCGTCGGCTTCACTCGTGGGCGTTCGCCCGACTCCAAGGTCGCATCGAGGACAAGGCGACGGAAGCAGGCATCCCGGTCGAGTACGTGAACCCGGCGTACACGTCGCAGACGTGCCACTCGTGCCACCGTATCGGGCGGCGGAACTCCCAGGCTGAGTTCCGGTGTCCGAACAACGACTGTCACGTTTCGACGTTTCAGGCCGACATAAACGCTTCCGCGAATATTGCACGACGGATTGACCCGTGGGGAGAGAGCGTCCCGCTTGACAAGGCGGAGCGCGATGACTCGCCTCGGGATGGGCGCGGTTGTGACACCGCCACGACTCACCGTGAGCAGAGCGTACCAGCACAGATGACGCTCACGGCCTGCGAAGAGTCGAAACCCTCTGCCAGCGTTCACGAGACTAAGAGTCTCGTGCAGCCCGCCAGAACCGAAGGTTCTGGAGACGACGACTAA
- a CDS encoding rhodanese-like domain-containing protein, which translates to MSTIRPDELDDRLESGEGPFLLDIRPRPDFESQAIEHSHNVPVYDELRRGDESALQDRLEEIPSDGEVVVVCKMGVVAKRATDVLTEEGYDAATLAGGMSGWNGYQKGSLGYKLRSLLWKLR; encoded by the coding sequence ATGAGTACGATCCGTCCGGACGAACTGGACGACCGACTCGAGTCGGGGGAGGGGCCGTTTTTACTCGACATCCGTCCGAGGCCGGACTTCGAGTCACAGGCGATCGAGCACAGCCACAACGTGCCGGTCTACGACGAGTTACGCCGAGGTGACGAGTCCGCACTCCAGGATCGGCTCGAGGAGATCCCGTCCGACGGGGAAGTGGTCGTCGTGTGCAAGATGGGCGTCGTCGCCAAGCGCGCGACCGACGTACTCACCGAGGAAGGATACGACGCGGCGACGCTCGCAGGCGGTATGAGTGGGTGGAACGGCTACCAGAAGGGGTCGCTAGGGTACAAACTTCGGTCGTTGCTCTGGAAACTCCGGTAG
- a CDS encoding DUF362 domain-containing protein: MIDELAIGESTVRDACGDVVLPRMGVIEQRWETDPIPPGDVAAEAAEAVAALEFADVPAGGEVAVGVGSRGIDNLPEIVRGVVGALSDRGYEPFVVPAMGSHGGATASGQRDKLETLGVTEASIGCAIRATMDVVQVGETPDRGVPVYADAYAVEADAIVPINRIKPHTGFSGDVESGLSKMLVIGMGKQRGAKLAHDWAVEWSLSNMIPEIADQLLRTLPVAGGVAIVEDQHDDTSLVEGVPPEGFLTREADLLDLARERMPTLPFDDLDVLVVDRIGKDVSGQGMDPNVTGRRHFTINEPEPDSPEIKRVFARGLTAKTKGNAMGMGQADVAHRDVLAELDWSKSLINAITASTVRGVRLPPVVETDRAGLLAALGTIGPVSGEDARVLRVTDTMRLKRCYASSPLVEAAREREDLRVVSEPTALEFDDGQFVAPSPE; encoded by the coding sequence ATGATCGACGAACTCGCGATCGGCGAGTCGACCGTCCGGGACGCCTGCGGAGACGTCGTGCTTCCGCGGATGGGCGTCATCGAACAGCGGTGGGAGACCGACCCCATCCCGCCCGGAGACGTCGCGGCCGAGGCAGCCGAGGCGGTGGCCGCCCTCGAGTTCGCGGACGTCCCCGCGGGCGGCGAGGTAGCCGTCGGCGTCGGCAGCCGCGGCATCGACAACCTCCCCGAGATCGTTCGCGGCGTCGTCGGCGCACTCAGTGACCGTGGGTACGAGCCCTTCGTCGTTCCCGCGATGGGGAGCCACGGCGGGGCGACCGCTTCCGGCCAGCGCGATAAACTCGAGACTCTCGGTGTCACCGAAGCGTCGATCGGCTGTGCGATCCGGGCGACCATGGACGTCGTGCAGGTCGGCGAGACGCCGGATCGCGGAGTGCCAGTGTACGCCGACGCGTACGCGGTCGAGGCGGACGCCATCGTGCCGATAAACCGGATCAAGCCCCACACCGGCTTCAGCGGCGACGTCGAGAGCGGCCTCTCGAAGATGCTCGTCATCGGGATGGGGAAACAGCGCGGCGCGAAACTCGCCCACGACTGGGCGGTCGAGTGGAGCCTCAGCAACATGATTCCCGAGATCGCCGACCAGTTGCTCCGGACGTTGCCGGTCGCTGGCGGCGTTGCAATCGTCGAGGACCAGCACGACGACACCAGCCTCGTCGAGGGCGTCCCACCGGAGGGGTTTCTGACTCGAGAGGCCGACCTCCTCGACCTCGCTCGCGAGCGCATGCCGACGCTGCCGTTCGACGACCTGGACGTTCTCGTCGTCGATCGGATCGGCAAGGACGTCAGCGGGCAGGGGATGGACCCAAACGTCACGGGTCGGCGCCACTTCACGATCAACGAACCTGAACCGGACTCGCCCGAGATCAAGCGCGTCTTCGCTCGCGGCCTCACCGCGAAGACGAAGGGGAACGCGATGGGGATGGGCCAGGCGGATGTCGCCCATCGCGACGTGCTCGCCGAACTCGACTGGTCGAAATCCCTCATCAACGCCATCACCGCGAGCACGGTGCGCGGGGTCCGCCTCCCGCCAGTGGTCGAGACCGACCGCGCGGGACTCCTCGCCGCCCTCGGTACCATCGGCCCCGTTTCAGGTGAAGACGCTCGCGTCCTCAGAGTGACGGACACGATGCGTCTGAAGCGGTGTTACGCCTCGAGTCCGCTCGTGGAAGCCGCGCGGGAACGCGAGGACCTTCGCGTCGTCTCGGAACCGACAGCGCTCGAGTTCGACGACGGGCAGTTCGTCGCTCCGTCCCCAGAATAA
- a CDS encoding aldo/keto reductase has translation MTDSFDDVDLEFVSLGRTGIQTSELQFGTWRFGRTTEEGNLEITEERAHELLDAYAEAGGRYIDTADVYGGGDSERWIGDWLADRDRERYTIASKIYWQIRDGDPNSKGTNRKTVRNRIDALLDRLDTDYVDVLYIHRWDDATSTRELMKTLNGLVEDGKVHYLGASTMRPNAWKVARANAIADAQGWEPFTVLQPRYNLVDREIEGDYLEFARQRDLAVCPWSPLGQGFLTGKYSREEDVPEDSKSAESSRFRENYLTEKNFDLHDELDAVAEEVDASPAQVALAWLSHREGVSAPIVGARTVEQLEENLAAATVDLSEEQMDRLTTAKAGPYEGL, from the coding sequence ATGACTGACTCGTTCGACGACGTCGACCTCGAGTTCGTTTCGCTCGGTCGAACCGGCATCCAGACCAGCGAACTCCAGTTCGGGACCTGGCGCTTCGGCCGTACGACGGAGGAGGGGAACCTCGAGATTACCGAAGAACGCGCCCACGAATTGCTCGACGCCTACGCCGAGGCCGGCGGTCGGTACATCGACACGGCCGACGTCTACGGCGGCGGCGACAGCGAGCGCTGGATCGGCGACTGGCTCGCCGACCGCGACCGCGAGCGCTACACTATCGCCTCGAAGATTTACTGGCAAATCCGCGACGGCGACCCGAACAGCAAGGGGACGAACCGGAAGACCGTCCGGAATCGCATCGACGCTCTCCTGGATCGCCTCGACACCGACTACGTCGACGTCCTCTACATCCACCGCTGGGACGACGCGACCTCGACCCGCGAGCTGATGAAGACGCTGAACGGCCTCGTCGAGGACGGGAAGGTCCACTACCTCGGCGCGTCGACCATGCGGCCGAACGCCTGGAAAGTCGCTCGTGCGAACGCTATCGCCGACGCACAGGGCTGGGAGCCCTTCACCGTCCTCCAGCCGCGATACAACCTCGTCGACCGGGAGATTGAGGGCGACTACCTAGAGTTCGCTCGCCAGCGCGATCTCGCGGTCTGTCCGTGGAGCCCGCTCGGACAGGGCTTTTTGACCGGGAAGTACTCCCGAGAGGAGGACGTCCCGGAGGACTCGAAGTCCGCCGAGTCGAGCCGGTTCAGGGAGAATTACCTCACCGAGAAGAACTTCGACCTGCACGACGAACTCGACGCGGTCGCCGAGGAGGTCGACGCGTCGCCGGCCCAGGTCGCGCTGGCGTGGCTTTCCCACCGAGAGGGGGTCAGCGCACCCATCGTCGGCGCCCGGACGGTCGAGCAACTCGAGGAGAATCTCGCGGCCGCGACGGTCGACCTCTCCGAGGAGCAGATGGATCGGTTGACGACTGCGAAGGCAGGCCCCTACGAGGGACTGTAG
- a CDS encoding metal-dependent hydrolase — protein sequence MMLPTHAFAGMVIALPYALAFPEFGPVALLAGFLGGIVPDLDLYAGHRKTLHYPVYYSGVATLVVPIALLQPTLLAVAAAWFLVGAALHSVGDVFGGGLELRPWEATSNRAVYDHHNRRWITPRRWVRYDGAPEDLALSVALAVPLVVALEGALEWLVIAFLAIAVAYAVVRRILPAVASRLVGDLVVPNASSRVLAYVPARYLEASAERGSTQSR from the coding sequence ATGATGTTGCCGACCCACGCGTTCGCGGGAATGGTGATTGCCCTCCCGTACGCACTCGCGTTCCCCGAATTCGGCCCTGTGGCCCTGCTCGCCGGATTTCTCGGCGGGATCGTTCCCGATTTGGACCTGTACGCCGGTCACCGGAAGACACTGCACTACCCAGTGTACTACTCGGGAGTCGCCACGCTCGTCGTCCCAATCGCCCTCTTGCAGCCAACCCTCCTCGCGGTCGCCGCCGCGTGGTTCCTGGTCGGCGCCGCCCTCCACAGCGTCGGCGACGTCTTCGGCGGCGGGCTGGAGCTTCGCCCCTGGGAGGCGACATCGAACCGGGCCGTCTACGACCACCACAACCGTCGGTGGATCACCCCACGGCGCTGGGTGCGCTACGACGGGGCGCCGGAGGACCTGGCACTGTCAGTCGCCCTCGCCGTGCCGCTCGTGGTCGCCCTCGAGGGCGCACTCGAGTGGCTCGTGATCGCGTTCCTGGCTATCGCGGTCGCGTACGCGGTCGTTCGACGGATCCTGCCCGCAGTCGCCAGTCGACTGGTCGGCGACCTCGTGGTCCCGAACGCCTCGAGTCGCGTCCTGGCGTACGTACCAGCCCGTTATCTGGAAGCCAGCGCCGAACGCGGTTCGACGCAGTCTCGATAG
- a CDS encoding DUF5518 domain-containing protein, translating to MTADTSSRRPADTPATDGSSTLINALIGAAAGIILTFIPLSTLLGGAVAGYLEDGEPTDGMKVGAIAGLIMLIPFVFMGLFFVLFFLGLGARGAPVAFGLMGFFVLTLGALYTVGLSAVGGYLGVYLKDEL from the coding sequence ATGACTGCCGACACGTCCTCGAGAAGACCCGCCGACACGCCCGCTACCGACGGTTCGAGCACCCTGATTAACGCATTGATTGGGGCGGCAGCCGGAATCATCCTGACGTTCATTCCGCTCTCGACGCTCCTCGGTGGCGCGGTTGCGGGGTATCTCGAGGACGGCGAGCCGACGGACGGGATGAAAGTGGGGGCCATCGCGGGGCTCATAATGCTGATCCCGTTCGTGTTTATGGGTCTGTTTTTCGTTCTGTTCTTCCTCGGATTAGGCGCTAGAGGCGCGCCTGTCGCGTTCGGTCTGATGGGGTTTTTCGTACTCACGCTCGGTGCGCTGTACACTGTCGGCCTGAGCGCAGTCGGTGGCTACCTCGGCGTCTACCTCAAGGACGAGTTGTAG
- a CDS encoding TIGR00341 family protein has protein sequence MRYLEIAIPKGRRQAVLDILEDEGIDYVVGDETSGRGYAAVVRFPLPTRAVEPLLDRLNRAGIDDEARVVVINAETVISRSFDALLDQYSHGGTKGERTSRQVLRTRADELTPSFSIYVVMLLISAVVATAGLLADSPAVVVGSMVIAPLIGPALAANVGIVTGDDKLTSTGFRYQVVGVAIVVAASIGLATLARVAGLEPAGVDIVVVAELQERVSPNLLSLAVALGAGVAGILSLTRGFSEAIVGVMIAAALIPPAAAVGITVAWGMYGAALGAAVLVTVNVLSINLAALTTLWIAGYRPQGLFEVSPTRRPTYAYAVVFGVALLVLAAPLVSITLLDFHTTELRSSATDEVDAALEEPQFDGLEVDSVEVTLDDDYPVRSVDQVVVTVSGDDPGQIPALSERIHEGVAAHTDEPVVVEVQFVVSEQRGGTSGDRIDAFSRSVEQGSIPDSSL, from the coding sequence ATGCGGTACCTCGAAATCGCTATTCCGAAGGGCCGTCGCCAGGCAGTACTCGACATCCTCGAGGACGAGGGAATCGACTACGTCGTCGGCGACGAAACGAGCGGGCGAGGGTACGCGGCCGTCGTCCGGTTTCCGCTCCCGACGCGAGCCGTCGAACCGCTCCTCGACCGATTGAATCGGGCCGGCATAGACGACGAGGCGCGCGTCGTCGTGATCAACGCCGAGACCGTCATCTCACGGAGTTTCGACGCCCTGCTGGACCAGTACAGCCACGGCGGCACGAAAGGAGAGCGAACGTCGAGACAGGTGCTCCGGACCAGGGCCGACGAACTCACGCCGTCGTTTTCCATCTACGTGGTGATGTTGCTCATCAGTGCCGTCGTCGCGACCGCCGGCCTCCTGGCGGACTCGCCGGCGGTCGTCGTCGGATCGATGGTCATCGCACCGCTGATCGGTCCCGCGCTGGCCGCGAACGTCGGTATCGTCACCGGCGACGACAAACTTACGTCGACGGGATTTCGCTACCAGGTCGTCGGCGTCGCGATCGTCGTCGCCGCGTCGATCGGCCTCGCGACGCTCGCTCGGGTCGCCGGTCTCGAGCCCGCGGGCGTCGACATCGTCGTCGTCGCCGAACTGCAAGAGCGGGTGTCCCCGAACCTGCTCTCGCTCGCCGTCGCGCTGGGGGCCGGCGTCGCCGGCATTCTGAGCCTCACGCGGGGCTTTTCGGAGGCCATCGTCGGCGTGATGATCGCCGCCGCACTCATCCCACCGGCGGCCGCGGTCGGGATCACGGTCGCCTGGGGAATGTACGGTGCGGCACTCGGTGCCGCCGTGCTCGTGACCGTCAACGTGCTCTCGATCAATCTCGCCGCGCTGACCACACTGTGGATCGCCGGCTACCGTCCGCAGGGGCTGTTCGAGGTGTCGCCGACCCGACGGCCAACCTACGCGTACGCGGTGGTTTTCGGGGTCGCGTTGCTCGTGCTGGCCGCGCCCCTCGTGAGTATTACCCTGCTCGACTTTCACACGACGGAATTGCGGTCGAGCGCGACCGACGAGGTCGACGCCGCGCTCGAGGAACCGCAATTCGACGGTCTCGAGGTCGATTCGGTCGAGGTAACGCTCGACGACGACTACCCCGTTCGGTCGGTCGACCAGGTGGTTGTCACCGTCTCCGGAGACGATCCCGGCCAGATTCCGGCGTTGTCCGAGCGAATACACGAGGGGGTCGCAGCGCACACGGACGAACCGGTCGTCGTCGAGGTCCAGTTCGTCGTTTCCGAACAGCGGGGTGGGACGTCCGGCGATCGGATCGACGCATTCTCGAGGAGCGTCGAACAGGGCTCGATACCCGACTCATCACTCTAA
- the tatA gene encoding twin-arginine translocase TatA/TatE family subunit yields MVAEIAPLVIPGVPGGPELLIILFIAILLFGANKIPKLARSTGEAMGEFKKGQEKVEKELEEMRETGNYDDEEEEFVDTEPVTAEDEETETETQTETEAN; encoded by the coding sequence ATGGTAGCCGAAATCGCACCGCTTGTCATCCCCGGCGTCCCCGGGGGTCCAGAACTCCTGATCATCCTCTTCATCGCCATTTTGCTCTTTGGGGCGAACAAGATCCCCAAACTGGCACGGTCGACCGGAGAGGCCATGGGGGAGTTCAAGAAGGGTCAGGAAAAGGTCGAGAAAGAACTCGAGGAGATGCGCGAGACGGGGAACTACGACGACGAGGAAGAGGAGTTCGTTGACACGGAGCCCGTCACGGCTGAAGACGAGGAGACGGAAACCGAAACCCAGACGGAAACGGAAGCCAACTAA
- a CDS encoding HD domain-containing protein — protein MSDSERVESPSAGRVYEPDADHHFPDEKLHAVLEFVESDEEIQTYLEAQNVNAVDRKRYNDHGTKHIEIVRHRALCLYDLLKAGDVDFNGARQQGLEEADEAVIIALAATLHDVGHIVHRDQHAYYSIPLAADILDRILPEFYDVADRVRVKGEVLHAILCHHTAEKPLTTEAGVIRVSDALDMERGRSRIPYEQGGRGINTLSSQAISRVSLHEGESSPVMVEIAMTNAAGVYQVDNLLKAKLKGSGLEDDIRIVAVNTNENREQLVERIEL, from the coding sequence ATGAGCGACAGCGAACGCGTCGAGAGCCCCTCCGCCGGCCGCGTCTACGAGCCCGACGCAGACCACCACTTTCCCGACGAGAAACTGCACGCGGTACTCGAGTTCGTCGAGTCCGACGAGGAGATCCAGACCTACCTCGAGGCCCAGAACGTCAACGCAGTCGATCGCAAGCGGTACAACGACCACGGGACGAAACACATCGAGATCGTTCGCCACCGGGCGCTCTGTCTCTACGACCTGCTGAAAGCGGGCGACGTCGACTTCAACGGGGCCAGACAGCAGGGCCTCGAGGAGGCCGACGAAGCGGTGATCATCGCGCTGGCAGCCACGCTCCACGACGTCGGTCACATCGTCCACCGCGATCAGCACGCTTACTACTCGATCCCGCTGGCCGCCGACATTCTCGATCGGATCCTGCCGGAGTTCTACGACGTTGCCGACCGCGTCCGCGTGAAGGGCGAGGTCCTGCACGCGATTCTCTGTCACCACACGGCCGAAAAGCCCCTGACGACCGAGGCTGGCGTCATCCGGGTTTCGGACGCGCTCGACATGGAACGCGGGCGCTCGCGGATCCCGTACGAACAGGGTGGCCGCGGGATCAACACGCTCTCGAGTCAGGCGATCAGCCGCGTCTCGCTTCACGAGGGCGAATCCAGCCCCGTGATGGTCGAGATCGCGATGACCAACGCCGCCGGCGTCTACCAGGTCGACAACCTGCTGAAGGCCAAGCTCAAGGGATCGGGCCTCGAGGACGATATTCGAATCGTCGCCGTCAACACGAACGAGAACCGCGAACAGCTGGTCGAACGTATCGAACTGTGA
- a CDS encoding helix-turn-helix domain-containing protein yields the protein MQTDVRQQPLVAVPPDIESAQAKLIYLSLAVWEGTSVDDLCTELDVEKGAALSILGTLRERGHVERLDGRYRVC from the coding sequence ATGCAAACCGACGTTCGACAGCAGCCCCTGGTGGCGGTCCCACCGGATATCGAATCGGCACAGGCGAAACTCATCTACCTCTCGCTCGCCGTCTGGGAGGGAACGTCCGTCGACGACCTCTGTACAGAACTCGACGTCGAGAAAGGCGCCGCGCTCTCGATCCTCGGAACGCTCAGGGAGCGCGGCCACGTCGAACGCCTCGACGGTCGATATCGCGTCTGCTGA
- a CDS encoding XapX domain-containing protein, translating into MTVKLIALGLLTGFLTGAFFALVDVPIPAPPELPGLLGIVGIYLGYKFVETAGLGATVLETLGL; encoded by the coding sequence ATGACAGTCAAGCTCATCGCGCTGGGGCTGCTGACGGGATTCCTGACCGGAGCGTTCTTCGCGCTGGTCGACGTGCCGATTCCGGCCCCGCCCGAACTCCCCGGGCTACTGGGCATCGTGGGAATCTACCTCGGCTACAAGTTCGTGGAGACGGCCGGACTCGGCGCAACTGTGCTCGAAACGCTCGGATTGTAA